From the genome of Streptomyces spinoverrucosus:
GCGGCGACTACCAGGAGGGCCGCAGCGACCTCGACCTGATCGCGGTGCTGGACGGCCCGATCACCGCGCGGACGGTCTGGGGACTGGCCCGCCTGCATGCCCGCCTGCGGGCCGAGCCGCTCGCCGCCCGGCTGCACTGCAGCTATCTGACGCCCGACACGATCGACGGCGCGCGGCGGCGGCACCTCACCTGGGCGCACCAGCGACTGTTCAAACGGCCCGTCACCCCGGTCACCCGCCGAGAGCTGCACACCTTCGGCCGCGTCCTCCACGGCGAGCCGCCCGCCGGCCTGCTGCCGCCGGTCCCGGACGGCGAACTGACCGGGTTCGTGGTGGCCGACCAGCGGGACTTCTGGCGGCGGGAGGTGGACCGCGTCGGCAACTGGACGCAGAACGAATGGATCGACGTGGGACTGACGACCTTCGCCCGCGCGGTGGTCACCCTGCGGGACGGCCGTCTGATCTCCAAGCGGGAGGCCTTGGACGTACTGCCCGCCCTCGGCGCGCCCGGCGAGGTCGTCGAGGACATCAGGCGACGGCGCTACGGCGAACCCGTGCCGCCCACCCCGCAGTGGACGGCACGCAGAAGCGAGCTCACGCGGAACTACCTGGGGCCGGCCATCGACGGGCTGGTGGCGTCGTACGCCTGAGCCGGCGTGGCCGGGGCCTCGACCTGCGGGGTCTCGGGGCGTTCGCGCAGGGACAGCGCGACGCGGAGCACCGCGATCCACACCAGGCACGAGCCCAGCATGTGCAGGCCGACCAGGATCTCGGGGAGATCGGTCCAGTACTGGGCGTAACCGATGACACCCTGGGCGAGCAGGATCAGGAACAGGTCGCGGGTGCGGTTCAGGGGGCCGCGCGGGGCGTCGACGGCCTTGAGGACGAACCACAGGGCGAAGGTCAGCGTCACCACGATCCACGCCAGCACGGCGTGCAGCTTGGTGACGTTCTCCCAGTCCACCGGCATGCGCGGTACGTCGCTGGAGTCACCCGCGTGCGGGCCCGCGCCGGTGACCACCGTGCCGACCATGATCAGCAGGGCGCTCGCGGCGATCAGGCTCCACACCAGCTGCCGCACGGCCTTGCCGACCAGCGGCCGCGCCGGCGTGCTGCCCTCCCGGGTGCGCTGCCACATCAGCACGGCCACCGTGATCAGCGCCGTGGTCGCCAGGAAGTGGGCCGCGACCGTGTACGGGTTGAGACCGACCAGCACCACGATGCCGCCGAGCACGGCGTTGCTCATGACGACCCAGAACTGCGCCCAGCCCAGCCGGGTGAGGTCGCGCCGCCACGGCTTCTGCGCGCGGGCCGCGATGATCGCCCAGCCGACCGCCGCGCTCAGCACGTAGGCGAGCATGCGGTTGCCGAACTCGATGGCGCCGTGCAGGCCCATCTCGCGGGTCGCGGTCAGCGAGTCGTCCGTGCACTTGGGCCACGTCGGGCAGCCGAGGCCGGAACCGGTGAGCCGTACCGCGCCGCCGGTGACCACGATGATCACCGCCATGACGAGTGCGGCGAGGGCGGCCCGTTGAACCGTCCTGGTGGTGGGGGTCCAGCGTTCGGCGATGAAGGCGAGCGGGTTGTGCAACGCGGCTGAGGCGTCGGCGCGGGTCAACTTTGGCACGCGCACCATCGTAGGCCTGGGCTTGTGCACGCTTTCACTAGGCCCCCCGCTCCGCGCTACTCCCAGCGGAAGAAGCGGCCCGCCGCCGCCAGGCCCACGACCGACCAGCCGGCCAGGATGCCCAGGTCACCCCACGGCATCCCGCCGCCGTGCTGGAGCACGTCCCGCAGCCCGTCCGACAGCGCCGAGATGGGCAGCAGGCCCAGCACGGTCTGTGCCGCGTCCGGGAACTTGTCCAGCGGGACGACGACCCCGCCGCCGACGAGCAGCAGCAGGAAGACGAGGTTCGCGGCGGCCAGCGTCGCCTCCGCCTTGAGCGTGCCCGCCATCAGCAGGCCGAGGCCGGAGAAGGCGGCCGTACCGAGGATCAGCAGGAGGAGTACGGCGAGCGGGTTGCCCTGCGGCGACCAGCCCAGCGCGAGGGCGATCACCGTCACCAGGATCACCTGGAGCACCTCGACGACCAGCACGGACGCGGTCTTCGCGGCCATCAGACCCCAGCGGGGGAGCGGGGAGGACGCCAGCCGCTTCAGCACGCCGTAGCGGCGTTCGAAGCCCGTCGCGATGGCCTGGCCCGTGAAGGCCGTCGACATCACGGCGAGCGCGAGGATGCCGGGGGCGAGGAAGTCGACGGCCTTTCCCTCGCCGGTGTCGACGATGTCGACGGTGCTGAAGAGCACGAGCAGCAGCGTCGGGATGATCACCGTCAGCAGCAGCTGCTCGCCGTTGCGCAGCAGCATCTTGGTCTCCAGCGCCGCCTGCGCCGCGATCATGCGGGGGAGCGGGGCCGCGCCGGGCCTGGGTGCGTAGGTGCCTTTTTCGGCCGTGGTGGTCACGAGCGCAGCTCCTTGCCGGTGAGCTCCAAGAAGACGTCCTCCAGGGTGTGCCGTTCCACCGAGATCCGGTCCGGCATCACCCCGTGCTGGGCGCACCAGGACGTCACCGTCGCCAGCAGCTGTGGGTCGACCTTGCCGACGACCCGGTACGAGCCCGGGGTCAGCTCGGCGGCCGCGCAGTCGGCGGGGAGCGCCTTGAGCAGGGAGGCGACGTCGAGGCCGGGGCGGCCGGTGAAGCGCAGCGTGTTCTCGGCGCCGCCGCGGCACAGCTCCTCGGGGGAGCCCTGAGCGATCACCCGGCCGGCGTCGATGACCGCGACGTCGTCGGCGAGCTGCTCGGCCTCGTCCATGTAGTGGGTCGTGAGGATCACGGAGACGCCGTCCGCGCGCAGGTCCCGTACGAGGTCCCAGGTGGCCCGGCGCGCCTGCGGGTCCAGGCCGGCGGTCGGCTCGTCCAGGAAGACCAGCTCCGGTCGGCCGACGACGGCCATGGCCAGCGCCAGCCGCTGCTGCTGGCCGCCGGAGAGGCGACGGTAGGTGGTGCGGCCGCACGAGCCGAGGCCGAGGCGTTCGATCAGGGCGTCCACGTCCAGCGGGTGCGCGTGCAGCTGGGCCACATGGCGGAGCATCTCGTCCGCGCGGGCGCCGGAGTAGACGCCGCCGGACTGGAGCATCACGCCGATCCGTGGCCGAAGCTCGCGGGACTGCCGCACCGGGTCGAGGCCCAGGACGCGCACCCTGCCGGAGTCCGGCTTCCGGTACCCCTCGCAGGTCTCGACGGTGGTCGTCTTGCCGGCGCCGTTGGGTCCGAGAACGGCGGTGATGCCCGCCCCGGCCACCAGGTCGAGGCCGTTCACCGCGGTCTTGTCGCCGTACCGCTTCACCAAGGCCTGGACCTGGAGCACGGGCTCACTTCGCATGGGTCCAGAGTCTAGGTAAGGGGCCTGGTCCCTCGGGCGGGCGGGTGCGAGAACTGCTCGATCTGATCGATCAATGATCGTTTTCGCAGGTCAGCTTAGGTATGCCTAAGTGACGCAGCGCACCAGCAGCCGGTTCGGACGCCGCTTGTCACGCTCTCGGGAATTACGCAACAATGGCGTTGTGAAAAACGTCGGCCAGGCTCGGGAGACCCCCACGGGGGCCCCTCAGGAGGAGTTCGCGACCGGAGAGCGCTCGACGCGCAACCGGGTCGCGCGGTCCATCCTGGACCACGGCCCGTCGACCGTGGCCGAACTCGCCGGACGGCTCGGCCTCACCCAGGCGGCCGTACGCCGGCACCTGGACGCGCTGGTCGCCGACGACGTCGTCGCGGCACGCGAGCAGCGGGTCTACGGAGCGCGGACGCGCGGCCGGCCCGCCAAGGTGTTCGCCCTGACCGACTGCGGCCGGGACGCCTTCGACCAGTCGTACGACAAGCTCGCCGTGGACGCGCTGCGCTGGATCGCCGAGCGGGAGGGCGGAAGCGAGGCGGTCGCCGCCTTCGCCCGCGCCCGGATGGCCGCCCAGGCGGGCGCGTACCGCAAGGCGATCGAGTCGGCCGCACCCGAGGAGCGGGCAGAAGCACTGGCCAAGGCCCTGAGCGTGGACGGGTACGCTGCTACGGCGCGCAGCGCGCCCACCGGCGAGCAGCTGTGCCAGCACCACTGCCCGGTCGCCCACGTCGCCGAGCAGTTCCCGCAGCTGTGCGAGGCCGAGACGGAGATCTTCGCCGAGCTGCTCGGAACCCATGTCCAGCGGCTGGCCACCATCGCGCACGGCGACGGTGTCTGCACGACGTTCATCCCCAAGACTTCCAAGACCCACAACACCGCAAGCACGGCCGGGAGGAACCCCGCATGACTCTCCCCACGGAGACTGCCCACCCCGAACTCGAGGGCCTGGGCAACTACGAATACGGCTGGGCCGACTCCGACGAGGCCGGTGCGTCGGCACGCCGCGGCCTGGACGAGGACGTCGTCCGGGACATCTCCGGGAAGAAGAGCGAGCCGGAGTGGATGACCAAGCTCCGTCTCAAGGGCCTGAAGCTCTTCGAGAAGAAGCCCATGCCGAACTGGGGCTCGGACCTGTCGGGCATCGACTTCGACAACATCAAGTACTTCGTGCGTTCCACGGAGAAGCAGGCGGAGTCCTGGGAGGACCTGCCCGAGGACATCAAGAACACGTACGACAAGCTCGGCATCCCGGAGGCGGAGAAGCAGCGCCTCGTGGCCGGTGTCGCCGCCCAGTACGAGTCCGAGGTCGTCTACCACCAGATCCGCGAGGACCTGGAGGAGCAGGGCGTCATCTTCCTCGACACCGACACCGCGCTGAAGGAGCACCCGGAGCTCTTCAAGGAGTACTTCGGCACCGTCATCCCGCCCGGTGACAACAAGTTCGCGTCGCTGAACACCGCCGTGTGGTCGGGTGGCTCCTTCATCTACGTCCCGCCGGGCGTCCACGTGGAGATCCCGCTCCAGGCCTACTTCCGGATCAACACCGAGAACATGGGCCAGTTCGAGCGGACCCTGATCATCGTCGACGAGGGTGCCTACGTGCACTACGTCGAGGGCTGCACCGCCCCGATCTACAAGTCGGACTCGCTGCACTCCGCGGTCGTCGAGATCATCGTCAAGAAGAACGCCCGCTGCCGCTACACGACCATCCAGAACTGGTCGAACAACGTCTACAACCTGGTCACCAAGCGCGCCGTCGCCTACGAGGGCGCGACCATGGAGTGGATCGACGGCAACATCGGCTCCAAGGTGACGATGAAGTACCCGGCCGTCTACCTGATGGGCGAGCACGCCAAGGGCGAGACCCTGTCCATCGCCTTCGCGGGCGAGGGCCAGCACCAGGACGCCGGCGCCAAGATGGTCCACATGGCGCCGAACACCTCGTCCAACATCGTCTCCAAGTCGGTGGCGCGCGGTGGCGGTCGTACGTCCTACCGCGGCCTGATCGAGATCGGCGAGGGCGCCCCGGGCGCCAAGTCGAACGTCCTGTGTGACGCTCTGCTCGTCGACACCATCTCCCGGTCGGACACCTACCCGTACGTGGACGTCCGTGAGGACGACGTGTCCATGGGCCACGAGGCGACCGTCTCCAAGGTCTCCGAGGACCAGCTCTTCTACCTGATGAGCCGTGGTCTGAGCGAGGACGAGGCGATGGCGATGATCGTGCGCGGCTTCGTCGAGCCGATCGCCAAGGAGCTGCCCATGGAGTACGCCCTTGAGCTCAACCGGCTGATCGAGCTGCAGATGGAAGGCGCGGTCGGCTAAGGCCCGCCATCCGGTACGGCAGCAGGCGGCCCGCCCCCGGGGCGGGCCGAAGATCGCAAACGTAGGAAAGAGAGCAGACCGACAGCCATGGCTGAGGCTCAGAACATCCCGGTGGGCTCTACCACCGCCGGCTCGATCGCGGTCGCCGCGGAGTCGACCGTCGTCTCGCGCATGAGCGCGCCCCCGTCCTTCGACGTGGCGGACTTCCCGGTCCCGCACGGCCGTGAGGAGGAGTGGCGGTTCACCCCGCTGGAGCGCCTGCGCGGGCTCCACGACGGCACCGCCGTCGCCACCGGCGAGGGCGTCAAGGTCGAGGTCGAGGCCCCCGCGGGCGTCGTCGTCGAGACCGTGGGCCGCGACGACGCGCGGCTCGGCAGGGCCGGCACCCCGGTGGACCGCATCGCCGCCCAGGCGTACTCGGCGTTCGAGAAGGCCGGAGTCGTCACCGTCCCCAAGGAGACGGTCCTCACCGAGCCGATCCGCATCGCCGTGCACGG
Proteins encoded in this window:
- a CDS encoding helix-turn-helix transcriptional regulator, coding for MKNVGQARETPTGAPQEEFATGERSTRNRVARSILDHGPSTVAELAGRLGLTQAAVRRHLDALVADDVVAAREQRVYGARTRGRPAKVFALTDCGRDAFDQSYDKLAVDALRWIAEREGGSEAVAAFARARMAAQAGAYRKAIESAAPEERAEALAKALSVDGYAATARSAPTGEQLCQHHCPVAHVAEQFPQLCEAETEIFAELLGTHVQRLATIAHGDGVCTTFIPKTSKTHNTASTAGRNPA
- a CDS encoding COX15/CtaA family protein; protein product: MVRVPKLTRADASAALHNPLAFIAERWTPTTRTVQRAALAALVMAVIIVVTGGAVRLTGSGLGCPTWPKCTDDSLTATREMGLHGAIEFGNRMLAYVLSAAVGWAIIAARAQKPWRRDLTRLGWAQFWVVMSNAVLGGIVVLVGLNPYTVAAHFLATTALITVAVLMWQRTREGSTPARPLVGKAVRQLVWSLIAASALLIMVGTVVTGAGPHAGDSSDVPRMPVDWENVTKLHAVLAWIVVTLTFALWFVLKAVDAPRGPLNRTRDLFLILLAQGVIGYAQYWTDLPEILVGLHMLGSCLVWIAVLRVALSLRERPETPQVEAPATPAQAYDATSPSMAGPR
- a CDS encoding nucleotidyltransferase domain-containing protein, with translation MPTDALLDRFLTELTAAAPVAVWAHGSLAGGDYQEGRSDLDLIAVLDGPITARTVWGLARLHARLRAEPLAARLHCSYLTPDTIDGARRRHLTWAHQRLFKRPVTPVTRRELHTFGRVLHGEPPAGLLPPVPDGELTGFVVADQRDFWRREVDRVGNWTQNEWIDVGLTTFARAVVTLRDGRLISKREALDVLPALGAPGEVVEDIRRRRYGEPVPPTPQWTARRSELTRNYLGPAIDGLVASYA
- a CDS encoding ABC transporter ATP-binding protein; this translates as MRSEPVLQVQALVKRYGDKTAVNGLDLVAGAGITAVLGPNGAGKTTTVETCEGYRKPDSGRVRVLGLDPVRQSRELRPRIGVMLQSGGVYSGARADEMLRHVAQLHAHPLDVDALIERLGLGSCGRTTYRRLSGGQQQRLALAMAVVGRPELVFLDEPTAGLDPQARRATWDLVRDLRADGVSVILTTHYMDEAEQLADDVAVIDAGRVIAQGSPEELCRGGAENTLRFTGRPGLDVASLLKALPADCAAAELTPGSYRVVGKVDPQLLATVTSWCAQHGVMPDRISVERHTLEDVFLELTGKELRS
- a CDS encoding ABC transporter permease; its protein translation is MIAAQAALETKMLLRNGEQLLLTVIIPTLLLVLFSTVDIVDTGEGKAVDFLAPGILALAVMSTAFTGQAIATGFERRYGVLKRLASSPLPRWGLMAAKTASVLVVEVLQVILVTVIALALGWSPQGNPLAVLLLLILGTAAFSGLGLLMAGTLKAEATLAAANLVFLLLLVGGGVVVPLDKFPDAAQTVLGLLPISALSDGLRDVLQHGGGMPWGDLGILAGWSVVGLAAAGRFFRWE
- the sufB gene encoding Fe-S cluster assembly protein SufB, which translates into the protein MTLPTETAHPELEGLGNYEYGWADSDEAGASARRGLDEDVVRDISGKKSEPEWMTKLRLKGLKLFEKKPMPNWGSDLSGIDFDNIKYFVRSTEKQAESWEDLPEDIKNTYDKLGIPEAEKQRLVAGVAAQYESEVVYHQIREDLEEQGVIFLDTDTALKEHPELFKEYFGTVIPPGDNKFASLNTAVWSGGSFIYVPPGVHVEIPLQAYFRINTENMGQFERTLIIVDEGAYVHYVEGCTAPIYKSDSLHSAVVEIIVKKNARCRYTTIQNWSNNVYNLVTKRAVAYEGATMEWIDGNIGSKVTMKYPAVYLMGEHAKGETLSIAFAGEGQHQDAGAKMVHMAPNTSSNIVSKSVARGGGRTSYRGLIEIGEGAPGAKSNVLCDALLVDTISRSDTYPYVDVREDDVSMGHEATVSKVSEDQLFYLMSRGLSEDEAMAMIVRGFVEPIAKELPMEYALELNRLIELQMEGAVG